The Castanea sativa cultivar Marrone di Chiusa Pesio chromosome 4, ASM4071231v1 sequence actgctgctatcgcccggttgtacagaatggtgttaggagcgtctgggaggtcacggtcgtccaaaaaatggggccgcgctacgtttatcctctttcgtcttcggtcgcctgcaataatggcgtcctctatctcctggaagtctttggaaaggggggtgtacccTAGAATAAGATGAGCAGCTCGGAGTtgcaggtcttcactaacgaacacctcggagcgaagtacccggtttagatctgcgacgttacagtgacttagacgaggacgcacgtgttgcttatctgcaaaaaagacatcaaacaaacaaacttggtcagatttatatagaagtttaacaaatttaagtaagtgtgaatacgcatttctatgtgtatgtgttaagagaagttgtgttgtggggagattaatcctatggcgtcgcacctggatccccccactgaactgggcagtggaagccatcgtgccagttcccagacacgatcaagtagtcgtccttcatgcctttgtttgatttgggcagacaggagattagcctaacggtactagaccgagatttcatgtaataacctaccttagagagtttgtgggactcatataggaacacgacatcgtgccatgtgaggtttaaacccatctgctcgtttagagcatctacactacctagaactctaaaaacgtttggaaggcattggtcggggcacaaccggtggttgcgaagatactccctcattacgggtttcattggtagggtcatcccaccctctatgaaggctatcataggaatgataacctctccctctttcctagaaccagccacggctgttgccgggcagtattctaaccctacgtcgctgggaatatggtatttggctctaaagccctccatcccagcggcggtatccactagacacttgaattttcccattacagaaagacgatagactaaactctaaaagggagagtgattgtagtgatagccgaggactgtatccgagtagaaaaggtcaagactagagagagcaagaacttacaaagttgaaggtacgggtttccacggttttctgctggtgaagaatgattgttgttgttttgatgggattgatccctgatgacttaaatgaaagcgcaagttcccgaagcgtcaaaacgtgcgaaaaggcggcctcgaaattatgtctgtcccgcctaaaattttgtggagtaatgagaaccgttggatgcccatctcaccgttgaacgtgggagacaaagagtaacttacagtaataaatgcgcgcgtttttgaaaataaaaccgccaaatgtcatcttctgggacgcgaaatgatttccacacgtgccatcacttgtAAAGTGTGTGGAGAGGCtcctcgtcagatcaaaaccctatttttctcctcggaagtcgaaaattagagttttgaggggctattgtggggggtaaaaagatcttaatagggatatgggccgttgggccttactaaggaaggccgacctgctcttgagtttagggcttgttggtactttaggtcggcccatgcgccgaggatccgaggatccagccgaggatgtttttctcctcggactaacaccagagaacccgggacttcatggtacaggttagtgaatgacacggtcaagaccagtggttaaagggggtgaacccttgaatgtcctagaagcaccgatgttgggaaagtgtcaaaagtaaaggctgctacctccacattaaagatcctgcacctaccaccctggccgcattaatggggaggtgacacttgaacagtggaagggaaacttctagttactgttcaaaggtactaagaaaagaaatatctaggctaagggaggagttggggcaacacgtgtataaagtattaaaaagaagagtatttaaggagagatctagaacagaaatggggacgggactttttgtaacctaaaaagaaaaaggacaaagagagagatataatataagaacagctctcggcttaagtccgaggaggcctatttacattactcctttttgtttccaagtacttgcaatctttagtttttcatttaatcttcactcacttctaatctgggtttcaagcccacactctacaaattcatattgtttaaggctcattgggcctgagcccataactgttcttgggtccaggtgcaattgtgcacttacagtgaTGCAATAAAGTTATTTCATTTGTgcattttccaaataaaatataaggaaCCAATTTTTAGAAAGTGATATAATTTCAATTCATTTGTTTTTGGACTACTGTACTTTGGTCTTTGTTAtagtattattttcttttcttttatcatgtttacttcACGAATTTGATCGGTGTATAATGTTTTAGAACTAGTTTTATAAGTTATGGTTTCGATTGCTatattgtaataatttaatgaaaaaattcatTCTGGATGGGGCGTTGggataagaaaaagaaagaagaagtaaGAATTCAATTTTAAGAAGCTAACaaattttcctttcaaattaTATCCTCAAAGtttaattttgtccttaaattattgtttatgttGATTGTAGTTACAATTTAAGGGCcctttaaaaataatgtttgtatatttgaaaatataaattatctagttataaaataaatatgtaattacaCTCTTCTCTTTTGAGCTTTAAGAAAATGATACTCTACTCTagacttgaaaagaaaaaatactttCCCTCCTTGACATCCGATTGACCAAGTTTTgtgaaattaatattaaaaatgttatattttaacATGCCCTTTAATTTGCttaaagttgaatttaaaaaattctcctccatttcaaaattaaaatttattgtttaaaattttaatttaagtgtattttaaaatattaagtatgaattttttgcatttttattctaaatttagtAGTTATTCTTTTTACTAACCATAATTAAACTTTTGTAAAGAgatttttatagaaatttagaatatttcattACTAATATAAACAGAATGAGGGattattaatttcttcaaatttcaagggaaggaagtatttttCCCTTCCGGTTTGGGTGGAGTGTCATTCCCTCAAATCTCAAAGAAGAAGAGTGTaattactctaaaataaaaataatttgaattgaaacaaatgtaaaaaaaaaaaaaaatcatttaaattattatccattaaattctcaattttagTTTGTCTAAccactataataataataataataataataataataataataataataataataataataatatataaggaaaaaaatttgatacaaaatgctattaattttttgtttatttttagtttacatTGATTTAAATTTAGTCTAAATGAGAATGGAATCTAAGTTGAAGCCTAAGTccaacataaatataaattatatttttgctatttatatattattttcaaaatttttccagaacttttattttttcttatcaaaGTCAAattaaatctttctttttctttaattaatttttattcttcaacTTTTGCACTAATAACttatttggcacaaaaattaaacatttatatGGACATGCGGagcaaaattagattctaattgaaaatctaattagattttctttcaattttgacttcaaatatatatacacacacaattattactatttattttttagcatttgagAAATCAAGTtggcctttaaaaaaaattatgagctTTTCACGTGCAAAGAGAACATGACACACATGAGaattatttaagaaatttcAAAACTAATATACCTgggtttaaaattaaaataacaaatctagttaataattttttttttatgagaaggaGCACAAATTATTAAGATGATATGTTCTGATTggcatataataaaaattgtgtcataATAGATCTATCTAAGGTGATGTTTCACTAattgaaaacttaaaaaaaaaaaaaatttatgtcaagcactaattacaacttaccatcttaataagttgttaaaaaatttatgatatgtatattttttctcttatagtttaaaatatgagagaagttaagagccttgtaactcaattgatacattttaatattttcgatgaaaatatatatgatttaaattCCTCTCCtttattataactatcaaattaataatttatgatatataattatatataagcCCTCCATGGAGCAGtacatcatattttatttaaatagtaaaaaatatattttcatctataaaaaaaaaattcataaccaaataaaatcatatataattttatgagTCCCAATTCATTACAGATGGGgtgtaaaacccatgttttacacaatctaataagagcttgccacattagcattttacttaaaattcaatacatcctcTCACtcctaataacatctcaataaacttTCAATTTGGTTagatttatatatgggtattagaattgattgagtgtggatatacttattcttaaatatgtgctAAGATGATATAGCATATTAGGATTGAAGAgttaaaacatgagttttaaaCCAtgtccttatagaatttaatctctaattttatatataaaattaatcaaaataaatatctaatatatatatatatatatatctatactactattgaAGGAGctttccctgtttggattcATCATTTTTTAGAACAAAGATGCCCTTacagtcctatgtttaagtaaagacaaaactaaaggacaattcggtaaaaatgcaactctaactcttactaaaacattgcctaaaaaataagatcactcttctattaatttttaaattgatttattcacttataaattaaaattttaaaataaaaattatatatatataataattaaatatcatttttttctacaaactaggaccactaaaaaaaaaaaaaaagagcctcatcacacgcgtgAAGCATGCGGGATGAgtctagtatatataaaatttcaagacATGGGCCTAGGCTTTTAAGTTTAGCCCATGAAAGTTGGTCATGGATTCAGGACAAGCGATTCAGTACAAGCCCATGTTCTTGTGTTGTATCTTGTTAGTAAGTATACTCGAGAGGCGCCAAAATTTCCTCAGACATTGAAGCTCAGCTCGGCTAGGGTTAGGGTTTAGCTTTTGCTTTCGCCGCGGCACCGTTCCTCTTCGGCTCTTTAGGTTCGACTTTCCTATCTCCATGTAACCTCAACTCAATAAAGTTTCAATCTTTAACtgaaacattttcaaaaaataattgggATATTTGATTCTGTTTTGTTCTATAGCTTCGTTGTAACATCAATGAAACGAAACTAGAAACTTTATGCTCTATTTGTTTTGGCTGAAGAGTttgcattaaatttttttatctggGTTTTTATTCTATTTAGTTTTAGTGTTTGATTCAGagttatatgcttgtttacttcTCAGGTTTTGAGCTTTTGCTTTCCTTtggctgaaaattttgcaattaatttttgtttttttggattttattctATTTGGTTTTAGTGTTTGATTCAGAGCTATATATTTGTTTACTACTCAGGTTTTGAGCTTTGCTTTCGAAATTTTTGCTATGACTTTGCTTGAAGTGATAATAAAGGCCTCGGCCAATACTGAATCACTTGCTTCCGAGTCAGAATACCCTATTGTTCTCAACCCAGATGATGTTTTGCTGAGGCCTAAACTTGAAGACCCAAATCCCACATTGCTTGTTAACCCTGTTATCGGTTGGCAAATATCGCGAACTGATTCTGAAGTCATTGAAATGGGAAAAAAGTTCTGTACTAAACTAAAGCGGAAGCTCAAGAACCCGATAGGTTTTGATAAAGATGAGTTTTTACTGATTTTGAATCAGTTTCTTGAGAAAATTAGGGACAAAGTTGGTGTTTCCATTGGGATTGATTCGTCTGAAAGTGGGTATACTCGGGCCTGGATTGAACGGCTAGGGTCTTTGATGGGTAAAGATGTTGCTGGTTTGGTTTTGGATGGGTGTGtggattttgaaatttgggATTTGGTTGAGGTTCTGATTGTTAATGGGGTTATTGATCATTCTTGTTATTCGAATTTGGTCAATAGACTTGTGGTGAAGAAGAGGTCAGACTTGATATGTCTTTGTATTAAGCATGCATCGGATCTTGGGGCATCTGAATTACTTGCCATTTTGAAGTATTTTCTTTGTCCGGCGAAAGATGCTTATGGCAGTATGGTGGATGTGAGGAAAGAATGGGAGAAGCAGGCTTTGTCAGCAATTGAGAAAGCAAGTGAAAGGAGTGTCATGGGGAAGAAAGTGCGTTTGGCAAAGGAGGCTTCAATTTTGCTTATGATTGCACATGATGGGTTCTCTGCATCAGAGCTTTGTTTGCACTATTTGCTGGCATCCTCAAATATTGATGCAGTGACATTATCTTCATCAATTGGAAATTTGAATGGTAAAGAGATGATGAATTTGATTCGGTATTTGGGGAAGTGGTTGAAGAAGTACGAGCAATTTCCTCAAGCAATTCCATGTCCTGAAGCATCACATAAGTTAGGTTTGAAGGCCTGCAGTTGGGTTCCTAAGCTTGAAGATGTCATCAACTGTGCTGGATTGGTGCTGGatgaaaaattttcttcattgatTTTGCATCCAGAATTCCATGAAGAGCTGAGATCCATGGGGGAAGTGGTTAGTTGTTTAGCATCGGAAGCTAGACTATGTTGTTTAATGGCTGATGTAGCTGATAGATTGAAAGTTGAAGTTTGACATGCATggaaatataaatttttgctAATATTGCATCAAGCTCCTGGTATTGCATTTGCAGAATTGATAGTATGCTgtcagtttttcttttcttaaaacaaattgaagttttttcaGACACTTCTATATGGATGTTATTCGTGATTGGTTTGTTAGGTTTAGTCTGCATTTTGAGATTGCAGTCTATACCCCAGTTCTGATGTATACAATGGGAGGAATCTTAGATAAGATTTAATTCTGTCTACAAATGTATACCTTTTGTGATGAGTTAGTACGAAATTACCTCTCCACTATAATCTCAGAAAGTGACAAATATTAACCTGCATCCATCCATTAAATGAGCCTCTCTGGTGTCACTATTAGCCTCTGCCTTAATATTCTCTCACGTAGTTTGAATGTGGattcttttttggttatattGAAAATCATTCCAGGGAGAAGCACTCCGGATTTTTTCCCCATGAGTTCTTTTCATTGGAATAAGTGattgtaataactaataagcgatttttttttttcttcccctgGTATTATGATAATATGCTACAGAAGCAACTATCAGTATTACAAAATCGATTAATCAGAGAATCTGAGTTTCAAGTTTATCTTGTACCAGGTTAAGAGACAGTTCTGAGGAAAATATTAGCTGCTTCTTGTTCTCCTTTATTTTGGCTTGAAAACAGAATGATTGTCAAAATGGTGTTCCTCCTAAACAGCTTGACAGCTTTTCCAAATGCTGGCTGAAGTTTGGAGGTTGAATATCTTCCAAAAATCTTTAATCCTATTGTCAAATCCCAATACATGATATGTTAACACCTGATGGGAAGATTTCAAAGTACAATAAATCTAGTGGCATACTCTTATTGTACACTTTGtacacactttttttaaaataaaatcttgacTTGAAGTCATGATTTCTAAGTTGGAAATTGTGATTTCATGTGTGTGTAATAGATATTGTTCTTTTTACTATTGATGTAATGATTTGCTATAATTGATATATAATAACAGTAGTGTCAATAATTGTACCAAATGTTGCCTATTAGCAAATAATCGACCAATTTGCCAATGAAATGTCCAAGATAAATTGAAATACTAAAAAAAGATCATAGAATGATGAAGAAAACCAGAGGTTTTTTGAACTAGCTGAGTTGACTCATACATAATTCAATGAGTTGATGAGGAGGAGTTTGAACATTTGGTGAGACCCCTTCAATGGCTTATATATGatcaatttagtttttttttttttttttgggagcaaAATATATGATCAATTTAGTTTGTTATACATATATAGCATTTTGCATGGATAAAAGCTCTAGGAATACACCCAATTCCACCAAATGCTTCAGCTGAAAGCTTAAACATCAACTTATAATTAGTACATGATAATCTCACTTTTCACCAAAATCTAGCAGTGATCCCatgtataaataatttaattcaatCACAACACCCAAGCATTTTGAAATTGGGTATGGATTGGAATACGAAGGCATATAACCATTAACCTTTAGATACTAGAAATAACATGTAGCCActagttattaattattggttATTGGGAATAACGGATTGTGAGTGAAAAATAATGCAAATAATGCCAACTATAAGTAGGAGATAAGAACCATTACAATTACAATAACATATTGCGGCCACATTCCAACATAAGACTAGTATTATAATGCATCCCAAATACATGCACAAACGTGAGTGCATAAGGCACCGTATGCATGATTTATAGTTTTTGTTAAGACTCAACTTTGTCAttctttgtttctcaaaaaaaaaaaaaaatttgtcattctCCAATGAGATAGTAACactttatttaataagaaaGCAACACATGCCTACCTCTAGCActataaaaaaatgatggacCTAAGAAAAGACTCTAAATCCCTTGCTAAGATGGAATATAATGTCCTtgccttctttctcttttactCCTCCATTGTAAACACACCTCTTGTAGAAAATAATAGATTATTCGACTAACTTGAGCCCAAGAGTTTCTCCCTCTCCAAATATAGAGTTTCCACGCTATAAATctatgttttcattttcctttacattttcattttcattagcTTTACCCTCCTAATGGGAACTTCCCATTAAAAATCTATGCTTTCATTTTCATTAGCTTACCTTTCCAATGGTGTGTAAATGTCAAAGTAGTAATTTAGTGCTTTACCGTCATGTACAATGATTAACCTAAGTGAAAGtgatgttattttatttataacagATCATgtcaacaattatgaaaaatattgtgaaaaatattgccTCCCTATCATTCCTCTTATCTGTATTATGAGTTACATCCCCAAGTCTTTTTAATTGACAAAAAGCATTCAAATCGACCACTCAACTGATTCGTCAAAATGAGCTTTCTCAGCTCTATGAATCATTTTTTTTGAGATCTTTAGTCAGTTGTCACAAACAAAATGTGCTCTTGCTACATTGTATCAAAAGGTAATTGCGTTCAGCCAGAatgaaaacaattaaaattagtatATTGAGACGAATGAGAGGACCAATGTTTAGCCAATTTAATCCCCCCACCTCCCTACCTCACCCACGCAGCCACccggagaaaaagaagaaatggaTATGGCCTCTCAAGAACTTAAAATTCCAGAGAAAATCAATAAGCTTTAAAGAACATTCCTGACTAAGCGTCCTACTGGAATTCTTCTTGAAAATTGGGGGCCTACATAAACCCACAAACTTCAAATCACAATGTCACCAACTCAGTTTTCTGAGCTAGTAGCGGGGGTTGCATGAATCCACCGACTCCAAAGTGGCAACAGCATTCAGGTGCTTAAAACAGAAACACTACTCCAGTTCTCATCAGAAACCTTCTGTGAGAGCAAAAACTCGACCTGCTAAAGGTGCAGGCAAAGCAGATACAGCTTGTTGAATTTCCTGACAAATCAAAGTACCAAATTAACAATATAATTACCATTAAGAAGACAAAAGGAAGACCTTATAAGATACAACTGGACCATCCCATACAATACACCCACAATGATTTACTATCACACACACTCCTGCTCTGTCAactttttaaatgtatgaaggCTTAATAGCAGGATGACGACTCTTTTTAGTCAATATTACCACCCATGCCCATGCTTCTGTGCTATATGGCAATCAATGAGTTAATTCAGTACTTGGTAGTGGGGGATTCATCAAATAGAAGGGATAATATCTTGCTGATAGAACTGATTTGCTGCTAGAAGAGCAGCAAGAACTCATTATGTGGGCTATAACCCTGTGACTGATCCACTGAGGAgactttaagaataaattagacaaaaaaattGCTTTATATAGAAGTACCTCAGCTGTATGACGAGCTGAAAAGTGGATTAGAAGAATTGCTTTGTTCTCAAATCTCTCTGCATGACCTATAATCTGGtaaaatctcataaaaaaacacaaaaagaaaccCAGGAAGGTGCATCAGACAAGACACAGGCCAATAAGGAAGCACATGCAGTATGATAGTTTCCAAAAGAAGAGTTTAACGACTAAACCtcagatatatgtgtgtgtCCGTAATCTCTTGCACCCTCCACTTGAACAGAGTTATCAACAAAGGTGCACTGCATGAAAAGATTAGAGGCAACTATGTTATGTAAACAATTAATAAGAGCCTCACCCACAATGCAAACCATGACAGATGCTCCCAACAATTTTGAGCAGTACAACCTATGTAGACAGTAAATATGAGTGACTTTGTGCATGTGTCTGTTAATACATACTTTTGTATTATATTTACACACAGAAGTGTTAATGAGATACTCTCGTTGACCTGGTATCTGCATGAGCCAAATTGCATGAGCGATCAATATTTGATACCACgaaatggggaaaaaaagggGAAATTTTCAGTTGACACTTCCTCTCATTTGGTCTACATGATCTAAAGCAATTGTGCgttattgagttttgagaatagCAATCTATCACAAATCCACCTCTCATTAATTACAGTGTAGTACGTTCAATTGCAAGCCACCgactaaatattatattataaagaaaagaCGCCACATTTATATCACTCCAGACTACAAAAACAAACAGCAAGTTTGCGACCAGAGTTACTCCATTCTTTTCTTATCCTTATTTTCTGATAGGTTTGATCACAGTTACCTTTGAGTGTAAAACTACAACTGGTGCAAGAAGTTAAAAATGGTCCGATAAAATTAAACCTTGATATACCAAAATGTCAAAGTATATGTAAAGTAACACAGCATAATCAAAGTCAATGCACCTCCATAACTAGAATTCTTGATCTCAAGGCATCAATGTTATGTTGGTCAACTATAAAGTCGGACATGGTATCTCCAGTGAAAGCAATTTCAGGTACTGTCACTGTGTATGTAATCTGCAAACAAACAGTCCCAGCCTtgtttaatatattataataaagaaaaaaaaaacaaaacaaaaagagcaAGGTCGGTAGAGACAAGgacataaatttcaaaaacaataaGGCCacactaaccaaaaaaaaaaatgtcaaaacctTCTgagcattaaaaataaaagagcaaaATAGAAGCCCAGCTAGATATTAGGTAAAATAGTAGAACTTTCCAAAGCAAACATCTATTAAAACATGTTCTGAGGTTTCAATATAATTGCTGAACCTTTTACTAACAGTCTTACCCCTTGATGTAGCAAAAGCCAAAAATGTATGTCTTGAAACTCAAACAATGCCCCATAAAACTCTAAGCTTATTTTCCATattccaaacatatttcaacaaaaaaaatattttttgcataCAATGAAATAACACATGAtaacagaaaagaaaacccaatatTCAAAACTAGATATTCCCAAGAAACAGTACAGCATATCTTCTAACTGCGGATGCTATGCACGgatttttaaactttgaaatGAAAGCAGgcgaaaatgataaattttggGATACGGTCTACTGCTTTTACTCATGGTCATGGCTATTTTCTCACATCCCACTTCTAGTTCTCTCCATATCAAATTAACAGGGGAAAGGAAGAATATTGCAGTCAAGAAGTGGTAGAACAGTTGCATAAAAAAgtgcattttatttataaatagtctataaa is a genomic window containing:
- the LOC142633154 gene encoding uncharacterized protein LOC142633154, with the protein product MTLLEVIIKASANTESLASESEYPIVLNPDDVLLRPKLEDPNPTLLVNPVIGWQISRTDSEVIEMGKKFCTKLKRKLKNPIGFDKDEFLLILNQFLEKIRDKVGVSIGIDSSESGYTRAWIERLGSLMGKDVAGLVLDGCVDFEIWDLVEVLIVNGVIDHSCYSNLVNRLVVKKRSDLICLCIKHASDLGASELLAILKYFLCPAKDAYGSMVDVRKEWEKQALSAIEKASERSVMGKKVRLAKEASILLMIAHDGFSASELCLHYLLASSNIDAVTLSSSIGNLNGKEMMNLIRYLGKWLKKYEQFPQAIPCPEASHKLGLKACSWVPKLEDVINCAGLVLDEKFSSLILHPEFHEELRSMGEVVSCLASEARLCCLMADVADRLKVEV